One stretch of Streptomyces peucetius DNA includes these proteins:
- a CDS encoding metallophosphoesterase, which yields MRARYGLPLKITAGITAAGAAGLVYAAGIEARSYRLRRVTVPVLPRGMRPLRVLQVSDIHMVSGQRKKRSWLQSLAGLRPDVVVNTGDNLSDPEGVPEVLDALGPLMEFPGVYVFGSNDYYGPKLRNPARYLLEKVQGRHGLNGNAPAVGAVHNPWEGMRDAFDSAGWLDLTNTRGRLKLDGYEIAFTGLDDPHIKRDRYDKVLGGPEKDADLSLAVVHAPYLRSLDAFTADGYPLILAGHTHGGQLCIPFYGALVTNCDLDTDRVKGLSTHRAEGNVSYLHVSAGCGTNRYTPVRFACPPEATLLTLTPRD from the coding sequence ATGCGCGCACGCTACGGGCTCCCCCTGAAGATCACCGCAGGAATCACGGCGGCCGGAGCCGCCGGCCTCGTCTACGCCGCAGGCATCGAGGCCCGTTCGTACCGGCTGCGACGGGTGACGGTGCCGGTGCTGCCGCGCGGGATGCGGCCGCTGCGTGTGCTGCAGGTCTCCGACATCCACATGGTGAGCGGCCAGCGAAAGAAACGTTCCTGGCTCCAGTCGCTGGCCGGCCTGCGCCCGGACGTCGTCGTCAACACGGGCGACAACCTCTCCGACCCGGAGGGCGTGCCGGAGGTCCTGGACGCCCTGGGCCCGCTGATGGAGTTCCCCGGTGTCTACGTCTTCGGCTCCAACGACTACTACGGGCCGAAGCTCCGCAACCCCGCCCGCTACCTCCTCGAGAAGGTGCAGGGCCGCCACGGCCTCAACGGCAACGCCCCGGCCGTCGGCGCCGTCCACAACCCGTGGGAAGGCATGCGGGACGCCTTCGACTCCGCCGGATGGCTGGACCTGACGAACACCCGCGGCCGGCTGAAGCTCGACGGCTACGAGATCGCGTTCACCGGCCTCGACGACCCGCACATCAAACGTGACCGGTACGACAAGGTCCTCGGCGGCCCCGAGAAGGACGCGGACCTCTCCCTGGCCGTCGTCCACGCCCCCTACCTGCGCAGCCTCGACGCGTTCACCGCCGACGGCTACCCCCTGATCCTCGCCGGCCACACCCACGGCGGCCAGCTGTGCATCCCCTTCTACGGCGCCCTGGTCACCAACTGCGACCTGGACACGGACCGGGTCAAGGGACTCTCCACCCACCGGGCCGAGGGGAACGTCTCCTACCTCCACGTCTCCGCGGGCTGCGGCACGAACCGCTACACCCCGGTCCGCTTCGCCTGCCCCCCTGAGGCGACCCTCCTGACCCTGACCCCACGCGACTGA
- a CDS encoding TetR/AcrR family transcriptional regulator has product MHVRNESKPDRPSGRGSAGPSRSSQADRRARTRAALLESAARGLSRYGYGNLRLEQVAGEAGYTRGALYHQFKDKQDLTLAALEWILDTWEREVGRLVDQESEPVAALRAMARGHAVFCRRDVARMAIALRLEFAGQDHPVGNAVESSYEELVTLCARLIDAGRATRSIPPGPPARTMALAFVGALEGTVVALVGQAPHGEVLAERAAVGVLGLTPEAPGRAEGQR; this is encoded by the coding sequence ATGCATGTACGTAATGAGTCGAAGCCGGACCGGCCGTCCGGACGAGGGTCGGCCGGCCCGTCCCGCTCCAGCCAGGCCGACCGCAGAGCTCGCACCCGCGCCGCACTGCTGGAGTCCGCCGCACGGGGCCTGTCCCGGTACGGCTACGGCAACCTCAGACTGGAGCAGGTGGCCGGCGAGGCCGGATACACCCGCGGCGCCCTGTACCACCAGTTCAAGGACAAGCAGGACCTGACCCTGGCCGCCCTCGAGTGGATCCTCGACACCTGGGAGCGCGAGGTGGGGCGCCTCGTCGACCAGGAGTCAGAGCCTGTTGCGGCGCTGAGGGCCATGGCGCGGGGGCACGCCGTTTTCTGCCGACGTGACGTCGCCCGCATGGCGATCGCCCTGCGGCTGGAGTTCGCGGGGCAGGACCACCCCGTCGGGAACGCCGTGGAGAGCAGCTACGAAGAACTCGTCACGCTCTGCGCCCGGCTCATCGATGCGGGCCGCGCGACGCGATCGATCCCGCCCGGGCCACCCGCCCGCACCATGGCGCTGGCCTTCGTCGGCGCCCTCGAAGGAACCGTCGTGGCCCTGGTGGGCCAGGCCCCGCACGGCGAGGTCCTCGCCGAACGGGCCGCCGTAGGCGTGCTCGGTCTCACCCCCGAGGCCCCCGGCCGGGCAGAGGGCCAACGATGA
- a CDS encoding TerD family protein, whose protein sequence is MGVSLSKGGNVSLSKEAPGLTAVVVGLGWDVRSTTGTDFDLDASALLVDANGKVLTDQHFVFFNNLKSPDGSVEHTGDNLTGEGEGDDEQIKVNLAGVAAEVDKIVFPVSIHEGESRGQSFGQVRNAFIRVVNQADNNELARYDLSEDASTETAMVFGELYRNGAEWKFRAVGQGYASGLRGIAQDFGVNI, encoded by the coding sequence ATGGGTGTCAGCCTTTCCAAGGGCGGCAACGTCTCGCTCAGCAAGGAGGCCCCGGGACTGACCGCGGTCGTCGTGGGCCTCGGGTGGGACGTCCGCAGCACCACCGGGACCGACTTCGACCTGGACGCCAGCGCCCTGCTGGTGGACGCGAACGGGAAGGTCCTGACCGACCAGCACTTCGTGTTCTTCAACAACCTCAAGAGCCCCGACGGCTCCGTCGAGCACACCGGTGACAACCTCACCGGTGAGGGCGAGGGCGACGACGAGCAGATCAAGGTCAACCTGGCCGGTGTGGCCGCCGAGGTCGACAAGATCGTCTTCCCGGTCTCGATCCACGAGGGCGAGAGCCGCGGCCAGTCGTTCGGCCAGGTGCGCAACGCGTTCATCCGCGTGGTCAACCAGGCCGACAACAACGAGCTCGCGCGCTACGACCTGAGCGAGGACGCCTCGACGGAGACCGCGATGGTCTTCGGCGAGCTGTACCGCAACGGCGCGGAGTGGAAGTTCCGCGCCGTCGGCCAGGGTTACGCCTCCGGACTGCGTGGCATCGCGCAGGACTTCGGCGTCAACATCTGA
- a CDS encoding YihY/virulence factor BrkB family protein: protein MPMKPSDAADRSSWFGRFRRVISRSPVGRGWRRSRDIELWSRSLGFAALGLLTLVPLLIIVSSADPEHGRGFAQWLGEGLGVSTASRQQVEQLFIRPGQALRTTTAFGIAALAVFGLAFGAAVQTGYEKVWDLSPARWWARWRHVVWLGILTGYLFISATTTLRREPLAGGAVASLSAALFLWWSQHLLLGGRIRWRALLPGAVATVIGLLGLRVFSRLVFSPLIASNAFTYGPVGTVLVIQSWLVGVGVVVFGGALVGRLLYEELPRMAHALKRSR from the coding sequence ATGCCGATGAAGCCTTCCGATGCCGCGGACCGTTCGTCTTGGTTCGGGCGTTTTCGCCGCGTGATCAGCCGTTCGCCAGTCGGGCGCGGATGGCGGCGGAGCAGGGATATTGAGCTGTGGTCGCGTTCGCTGGGCTTTGCGGCGCTGGGGTTGCTCACGCTGGTGCCACTCCTGATCATCGTCTCCTCCGCCGATCCCGAGCACGGGCGGGGGTTCGCGCAGTGGCTGGGGGAAGGGCTTGGTGTGTCTACGGCCTCCAGGCAGCAGGTCGAGCAGCTGTTCATCCGGCCCGGCCAGGCCCTGCGGACCACGACCGCGTTCGGTATCGCCGCTCTCGCCGTGTTCGGCCTGGCCTTCGGGGCGGCGGTGCAGACCGGCTACGAGAAGGTCTGGGACCTGTCGCCGGCCCGCTGGTGGGCCAGGTGGCGGCATGTGGTGTGGCTCGGCATCCTCACCGGATACCTCTTCATCTCCGCCACCACCACGCTGCGCCGCGAACCCCTGGCAGGTGGGGCCGTGGCCTCGCTGAGCGCCGCGCTGTTCCTCTGGTGGTCCCAGCACCTGCTGCTCGGCGGGAGGATCCGCTGGCGTGCCCTGTTGCCCGGCGCCGTGGCCACGGTCATAGGGCTGCTCGGCCTGAGGGTCTTCTCCAGGCTCGTCTTCTCGCCGTTGATCGCATCCAACGCCTTCACCTACGGACCTGTCGGAACCGTGCTCGTCATCCAGTCCTGGCTGGTCGGTGTGGGTGTCGTCGTCTTCGGCGGGGCACTGGTCGGCCGACTGCTCTACGAGGAACTCCCACGCATGGCACACGCACTGAAACGGAGCAGGTGA
- a CDS encoding cupin domain-containing protein, whose amino-acid sequence MSYPEPRYLGENGRVSAAFRPADTEPELSSPSGNRTHYLATHASTGGEFGLYRVDMGPRSPGPSTHFHRSISESFFILSGEVRLYDGDRWVTGRQGDFLYVPVGGLHAFRNESDDPASMLMLFSPGAPREEYFERVAELAAKGGEQFAEFLVKHDSFFVDENGGPERRPWGRSGG is encoded by the coding sequence ATGTCCTACCCCGAACCCCGATACCTCGGGGAGAACGGCCGGGTCAGTGCGGCCTTCAGGCCGGCCGACACCGAGCCGGAGCTGAGTTCGCCCTCCGGGAACCGAACGCACTACCTGGCGACGCACGCCTCCACCGGCGGTGAATTCGGGCTCTACCGCGTCGACATGGGGCCTCGGTCACCTGGTCCGAGCACCCACTTCCACCGGTCGATCTCCGAGTCGTTCTTCATCCTGTCCGGGGAGGTCCGCCTCTACGACGGGGACCGGTGGGTCACGGGGCGGCAGGGCGACTTTCTCTACGTACCGGTCGGCGGGTTGCACGCCTTCCGGAACGAGTCCGACGACCCCGCCTCCATGCTGATGCTCTTCTCCCCCGGCGCACCGCGGGAGGAGTACTTCGAGAGGGTCGCGGAGCTGGCGGCGAAGGGCGGCGAGCAGTTCGCCGAGTTCCTCGTCAAGCACGACAGCTTCTTCGTCGACGAGAACGGCGGCCCGGAGCGAAGGCCCTGGGGGCGATCCGGCGGGTGA
- a CDS encoding PRC-barrel domain containing protein, with translation MIRAADIREWRNRSVDDPKGHKIGVLEAVYVDTTTDEPAMATVRTGLPTRHHLAFVALDEAILGSGYVKVSYPPVGLDDILPAVSEEAIFQHYDMPHQTGAGGERQLARH, from the coding sequence ATGATCCGTGCAGCCGATATCCGCGAGTGGCGCAACCGCAGTGTCGACGACCCGAAGGGCCACAAGATCGGCGTACTCGAAGCGGTCTACGTCGACACCACCACCGACGAACCGGCCATGGCCACGGTCCGCACCGGACTCCCCACCCGCCACCACCTGGCGTTCGTAGCCCTCGACGAGGCGATCCTCGGGTCAGGCTACGTCAAGGTCTCCTACCCCCCGGTCGGCCTGGACGACATCCTGCCCGCCGTGTCAGAGGAAGCGATCTTCCAGCACTACGACATGCCCCACCAGACGGGCGCAGGCGGCGAGCGGCAACTCGCGCGCCACTGA
- a CDS encoding DUF5994 family protein, giving the protein MDITEGISHTGFHAGSFSAKDESRAAAETARRRVRMMSATLRPSPPHHESVAAPAARLALKTDGTSRGLLDGAWWPRSRDLLSELPALTDVLDPLGGRITRIAVNPVYWPVIPRKVPVDGHIVKVGWFTPEIDPHKLLLLSYGTSRWDLLVIPPETGAESAARLLAAASDCDGPPLTASALIAADEARHGVSATDEPLGPDESWEYEGGASAVSAAVPEQTGPSGRASRLIVGM; this is encoded by the coding sequence ATGGACATTACCGAGGGCATTTCGCACACCGGCTTCCACGCCGGGTCGTTCTCGGCGAAAGATGAATCCCGGGCCGCCGCAGAGACGGCCCGGAGACGGGTCCGCATGATGTCGGCGACCTTGCGCCCATCCCCGCCGCACCACGAGTCCGTCGCAGCCCCGGCCGCGCGTCTCGCTTTGAAGACCGACGGCACCTCCCGCGGACTCCTGGACGGTGCCTGGTGGCCCCGCTCCCGGGATCTGCTGAGCGAACTGCCGGCACTCACCGACGTGTTGGACCCCTTGGGGGGCCGCATCACCCGCATCGCCGTCAACCCGGTGTACTGGCCGGTCATCCCCCGCAAGGTTCCCGTGGACGGCCACATCGTCAAGGTCGGCTGGTTCACCCCGGAAATCGACCCGCACAAGCTGCTGCTGCTCTCCTACGGCACCAGCCGCTGGGACCTGCTGGTCATCCCGCCCGAGACCGGGGCGGAGTCGGCGGCCAGGCTGTTGGCTGCCGCGTCCGACTGCGACGGCCCGCCACTGACCGCGAGCGCGCTCATTGCCGCGGACGAGGCCCGGCACGGCGTCTCCGCGACCGACGAGCCACTGGGCCCGGACGAGTCATGGGAGTACGAGGGCGGCGCCTCCGCGGTGTCCGCGGCCGTTCCGGAGCAGACCGGTCCGTCCGGCCGGGCCAGCCGGCTGATCGTCGGGATGTGA
- a CDS encoding SPFH domain-containing protein, which translates to MDAITTGIGVLIAAVLLIAVGLLLIVTRLFRKVEQGKALIVSKMRKVDVTFTGQVVLPVLHKAETMDISVKTIDITRTGRDGLICRDNIRADIRISFFVRVNKTVEDVIKVAQAIGTARASDKETLQDLFNAKFSEALKTVGKQMDFTDLYTKRDELRDRIIQLIGTDLNGYSLEDAAIDYLEQTPLSQLDPSNVLDAQGIRKITEMTSVEHVRTNEFQRTEEKEITRQNVDAREAILELERRQADAEIKQRREIETVRAREEAETARVMEEERLRAQSAFLRTEEQLGVQRENQAREVAVAEKNRERVIAIESERIEKDRLLEVIARERETALTRIAADKEVEAEKREIAEVVRERVAVDRTVAEQEESIKRLRAVEEAERERQAVVIAAEAEAQERLVKDIKAAEAAEQAAVHRAAEEVTLAEARVKSADLDARAKLRLAEGIQAEAAAEGLAAVQVREKEADAIEKAGRAEAQAAQARLLAEAEGVRAKGAADAAAIGDKLKAEAAGLTEKAAAMAALDEASRGHEEYRLRLEAEKDIRLAGLDVQRQVAEAQATVLATGLESADISIVGGESVFFDRLMSSISLGKGVDSFVQHSQTAQTLAKPWLDGTSSFTDDLTSVLGSVSTGDVQNLTVSALLMRLMKSGIGGAQSGQLQQLLEAADRLGLADTPIGSLTAPAATASQGGAAPAASLNGSAHPAA; encoded by the coding sequence ATGGATGCCATCACCACGGGCATCGGCGTGCTCATCGCCGCCGTACTGCTCATCGCCGTAGGTCTGTTGCTGATCGTCACGAGACTGTTCCGCAAGGTCGAGCAGGGCAAGGCCCTCATCGTCTCCAAGATGCGGAAGGTCGACGTCACCTTCACCGGTCAGGTCGTGCTGCCCGTCCTGCACAAGGCCGAGACCATGGACATCTCGGTGAAGACCATCGACATCACGCGGACCGGCCGCGACGGGCTGATCTGCCGCGACAACATCCGCGCCGACATCCGGATCTCGTTCTTCGTCCGAGTCAACAAGACCGTCGAGGACGTCATCAAGGTCGCCCAGGCCATCGGCACCGCCCGGGCCAGCGACAAGGAGACGCTGCAGGACCTGTTCAACGCCAAGTTCTCCGAGGCGCTCAAGACGGTCGGCAAGCAGATGGACTTCACCGACCTCTACACCAAGCGCGACGAGCTGCGGGACCGGATCATCCAGCTCATCGGCACCGACCTCAACGGCTACAGCCTCGAGGACGCGGCGATCGACTACCTGGAGCAGACGCCGCTCTCCCAGCTCGACCCGTCCAACGTCCTCGACGCGCAGGGCATCCGGAAGATCACCGAGATGACGTCCGTCGAGCATGTGCGCACCAACGAGTTCCAGCGCACCGAGGAGAAGGAGATCACGCGGCAGAACGTCGACGCCCGCGAGGCCATCCTGGAGCTGGAACGCCGGCAGGCCGACGCCGAGATCAAGCAGCGCCGCGAGATCGAGACCGTACGGGCCCGTGAGGAGGCGGAGACCGCCCGGGTGATGGAGGAGGAGCGGCTGCGGGCGCAGAGCGCGTTCCTGCGGACCGAGGAGCAGCTCGGCGTCCAGCGCGAGAACCAGGCGCGTGAGGTGGCCGTCGCGGAGAAGAACCGCGAGCGCGTGATCGCCATCGAGAGCGAGCGCATCGAGAAGGACCGGCTGCTCGAGGTCATCGCGCGCGAGCGGGAGACCGCGCTGACGCGGATCGCCGCCGACAAGGAGGTCGAGGCGGAGAAGCGGGAGATCGCGGAGGTCGTGCGCGAGCGGGTCGCCGTGGACCGTACGGTCGCCGAGCAGGAGGAGTCGATCAAGCGGCTGCGCGCCGTGGAGGAGGCGGAGCGCGAGCGGCAGGCGGTCGTCATCGCGGCCGAGGCCGAGGCCCAGGAGAGGCTGGTCAAGGACATCAAGGCCGCGGAGGCGGCCGAGCAGGCCGCCGTGCACCGTGCGGCCGAGGAGGTCACGCTCGCGGAGGCGCGTGTGAAGTCCGCGGACCTCGACGCCCGCGCGAAGCTGCGGCTGGCCGAGGGCATTCAGGCCGAGGCGGCGGCAGAGGGTCTCGCGGCGGTCCAGGTGCGTGAGAAGGAGGCCGACGCGATCGAGAAGGCCGGCCGTGCGGAGGCCCAGGCGGCGCAGGCACGTCTGCTCGCGGAGGCCGAAGGCGTACGGGCCAAGGGCGCCGCGGACGCGGCGGCCATCGGCGACAAGCTGAAGGCCGAGGCCGCGGGTCTGACGGAGAAGGCCGCGGCGATGGCAGCGCTGGACGAGGCGTCGCGCGGGCACGAGGAGTACCGGCTGCGCCTGGAGGCGGAGAAGGACATCCGGCTGGCGGGCCTCGACGTCCAGCGGCAGGTGGCCGAGGCGCAGGCGACGGTGCTCGCCACGGGTCTCGAGAGCGCCGACATCAGCATCGTCGGCGGGGAGTCCGTGTTCTTCGACCGGCTCATGTCGTCGATCTCGCTCGGCAAGGGCGTGGACTCGTTCGTGCAGCACTCGCAGACCGCGCAGACGCTGGCGAAGCCGTGGCTGGACGGTACGTCGAGCTTCACGGACGACCTGACGTCGGTCCTCGGTTCGGTGTCGACCGGTGATGTGCAGAACCTGACGGTGTCGGCGCTGCTGATGAGGCTGATGAAGTCAGGGATCGGCGGCGCGCAGAGCGGACAGCTGCAGCAGCTGCTGGAGGCTGCCGACCGGCTGGGCCTCGCCGACACGCCGATCGGGTCGCTCACGGCCCCGGCGGCCACGGCATCGCAGGGCGGCGCCGCCCCTGCGGCGTCGCTCAACGGCTCGGCCCACCCGGCCGCCTGA
- a CDS encoding DUF5994 family protein, which produces MTESDIPRAPGLLPDAIHQAAKPGTVLLRLETTPSREGNLDGAWWPRSRAIGAELPDLIHVLTGHIGPITRVGLDATAWDELPTRLVIDDQVVHIDSFPVGDDTVLITRGDQDHFSLLVVPPHAAPDTARAAMAGAVKAGNVTHAAQILIDIGTHQAHPIPAEDPRTGEERHEAEE; this is translated from the coding sequence ATGACCGAATCCGACATCCCTCGCGCTCCCGGGCTGCTGCCGGACGCGATCCACCAGGCCGCGAAACCCGGGACAGTTCTTCTGCGGCTGGAGACGACACCATCCCGGGAAGGCAATCTCGACGGCGCGTGGTGGCCGCGTTCCCGCGCTATCGGCGCGGAGTTGCCGGACCTCATCCACGTGCTTACCGGGCACATCGGCCCCATCACGCGCGTCGGCCTGGACGCCACCGCATGGGATGAACTTCCCACGCGCCTGGTCATCGACGACCAGGTCGTCCATATCGACTCCTTCCCGGTCGGTGATGACACCGTCCTGATCACGCGGGGCGACCAGGACCACTTTTCCCTTCTCGTGGTCCCGCCGCACGCCGCACCCGATACCGCCCGTGCCGCGATGGCCGGCGCCGTCAAGGCCGGCAACGTCACCCATGCCGCACAGATCCTCATCGACATCGGCACCCATCAGGCACATCCGATCCCTGCGGAGGACCCTCGGACCGGCGAGGAACGCCACGAGGCTGAGGAATGA
- a CDS encoding glycosyltransferase 87 family protein, producing MTQLETTGATWRRPTTTRGRALVVAALATAVVLFLATVPLHRGWFDLGVYFGTVHHWAGGGAIYDYVVPGSHYGFTYPPFAALCMLPMRLIDWQSAVAFSVLFNAAAAALILRWTAGPVVRRQGWTPWYALALVGCAFALLEPVRDTVSFGQVNLLLLALVLADARLPAKGRASRYAGVGIGLAAAIKLTPAVFIGHLLLTGRPRAAATATAVALGATGLAAWIAPDASRVYWTEALWDTDRVGELAYVSNQSWQGLLARLSEPYEPSRGIWAAGVIVLLAIWAVRVRRATAAGDHAAGFALTGVLACLISPVTWVHHLVWLLPALVVLAGAALREPEGPDRRRLLTWAVALPVVLCSSIVWLWSKDSSGLDGFLGGNTYVWIALGLLFALPVRRPVHSAPAEALPPTSRS from the coding sequence ATGACACAGCTGGAGACGACGGGCGCCACGTGGCGGCGGCCCACGACCACCCGCGGCCGGGCGCTCGTGGTCGCCGCGCTGGCGACTGCCGTCGTGCTCTTCCTCGCGACGGTGCCGCTGCACCGCGGCTGGTTCGACCTCGGTGTCTACTTCGGCACCGTGCACCACTGGGCCGGCGGCGGCGCCATCTACGACTACGTCGTGCCGGGCAGCCACTACGGCTTCACCTATCCGCCGTTCGCCGCCCTGTGCATGCTGCCGATGCGGCTGATCGACTGGCAGAGTGCCGTCGCGTTCAGCGTGCTGTTCAACGCCGCCGCGGCAGCCCTGATCCTGCGCTGGACCGCCGGCCCGGTCGTCCGGCGGCAGGGCTGGACACCCTGGTACGCCCTGGCCCTGGTCGGATGCGCCTTCGCGCTCCTCGAACCGGTCCGCGACACGGTCAGCTTCGGGCAGGTCAATCTGCTGCTGCTGGCGCTCGTCCTCGCGGACGCCCGGCTGCCGGCCAAGGGCCGGGCTTCCCGGTACGCGGGCGTCGGCATCGGTCTCGCCGCCGCGATCAAGCTCACGCCCGCCGTCTTCATCGGCCATCTGCTGCTCACCGGCCGCCCACGGGCCGCCGCGACGGCCACCGCCGTCGCGCTCGGCGCCACGGGTCTGGCCGCCTGGATCGCGCCGGACGCCTCACGGGTCTACTGGACAGAGGCGCTGTGGGACACCGACAGGGTCGGCGAGCTCGCGTACGTCTCCAACCAGTCCTGGCAGGGGCTGCTGGCCCGGCTGTCGGAGCCGTACGAACCCAGCCGAGGGATCTGGGCGGCCGGCGTCATCGTCCTGCTGGCGATATGGGCCGTGCGGGTCCGCCGGGCGACCGCGGCCGGTGACCACGCGGCGGGATTCGCGCTGACCGGCGTCCTCGCCTGCCTGATCAGCCCGGTCACCTGGGTGCACCACCTGGTCTGGCTGCTGCCGGCCCTCGTGGTGCTCGCCGGCGCCGCGCTCCGCGAGCCCGAGGGGCCGGACCGCCGCAGGCTGCTGACCTGGGCGGTCGCACTGCCGGTCGTCCTGTGCAGCAGCATCGTCTGGCTGTGGAGCAAGGACTCGTCCGGCCTCGACGGATTCCTCGGCGGCAACACCTACGTCTGGATCGCGCTGGGGCTTCTCTTCGCGCTGCCGGTCCGCCGGCCGGTTCACAGCGCGCCGGCGGAAGCACTCCCGCCGACTTCCCGCTCCTGA
- a CDS encoding MOSC domain-containing protein encodes MTAVSSNGEYSFTKGNRERITLLAGLGVEGDVHAGVTVKHRSRVAQDPTQPNLRQVHLMHEELFAEVAREGFDVQAGNLGENITTRGIDLLGLPVGTRLHIGDEAVVEVTGLRNPCLQIEEFRAGLLKQVVGRDEAGNVVRKAGIMSVVVEGGAVRPGDMITVRLPDEPHRPLDRV; translated from the coding sequence GTGACGGCGGTCAGCAGCAATGGGGAGTACTCGTTCACCAAGGGCAACCGCGAGCGCATCACGCTGCTCGCCGGGCTCGGCGTGGAAGGGGACGTGCACGCGGGTGTCACGGTCAAGCACCGTTCGCGGGTGGCCCAGGACCCGACGCAGCCGAATCTGCGTCAGGTGCATCTGATGCACGAGGAGCTCTTCGCAGAGGTCGCCCGGGAAGGTTTCGACGTGCAGGCCGGCAACCTCGGGGAGAACATCACGACCCGCGGCATCGACCTGCTGGGTCTGCCCGTCGGGACACGGCTGCACATCGGCGACGAGGCGGTTGTGGAGGTCACGGGCCTGCGCAATCCCTGTCTGCAGATCGAGGAGTTCCGGGCCGGGCTGCTGAAGCAGGTCGTCGGCCGGGACGAGGCCGGGAACGTCGTACGCAAGGCCGGCATCATGAGCGTCGTCGTCGAGGGTGGCGCCGTACGGCCCGGCGACATGATCACGGTGCGTCTGCCGGACGAGCCGCACCGGCCGCTCGACAGGGTCTGA
- a CDS encoding DUF5994 family protein translates to MPVSFLVSNDTGRLPARTGPETGSRDVSDHLSSPATGRSFGAPTARLALKPESPSPGHAELDGAWWPRSRDLTHELLALADVLVPLRGRITHITVNPRHWPILPRKIFANDHVVQVGWFTSEQDPHKIVLLSCTAGRCDLLVIPPEIGAPLGRPADGRRARTLPADDRDRPRDGGTGRRNFLVVRNHHRPARPTGGGDVTVVVAALAVGALLIRRAVRGGPDQT, encoded by the coding sequence ATGCCGGTTTCGTTCCTGGTGAGCAACGACACCGGGCGGCTGCCCGCGCGCACAGGTCCGGAGACGGGTTCGCGCGATGTCAGCGACCACCTCTCATCCCCCGCTACGGGCCGTTCCTTCGGAGCCCCGACCGCGCGCCTCGCCCTGAAACCCGAGAGCCCTTCACCAGGGCACGCCGAACTGGACGGCGCCTGGTGGCCCCGTTCACGTGACCTGACACACGAACTCCTTGCCTTGGCGGACGTGCTCGTTCCGCTGAGGGGACGGATCACCCATATCACCGTCAACCCCCGCCACTGGCCGATCCTCCCGCGTAAGATCTTCGCCAACGACCATGTGGTGCAGGTCGGTTGGTTCACGTCGGAGCAGGATCCGCACAAGATCGTGCTGCTGTCCTGTACGGCGGGCCGCTGTGACCTCCTGGTGATACCCCCGGAGATCGGCGCCCCCCTCGGCCGCCCGGCTGATGGCCGCCGCGCGCGGACCCTGCCCGCCGATGACCGCGACCGCCCTCGTGACGGCGGAACAGGCCGGCGTAACTTCCTCGTCGTACGAAACCACCACCGGCCGGCCCGGCCGACTGGTGGTGGGGATGTGACGGTCGTCGTCGCCGCCCTGGCCGTCGGTGCCCTGCTGATTCGCCGGGCAGTCCGTGGTGGGCCGGATCAGACGTGA